TGCGTTTTGGGATGGTCGACAAATGACTTTTGGTGATGGCAATAGCTACATGTATCCACTCGCAACGTGGGATGTGATTGCCCACGAAGTAAGCCATGGCTTTACTGAACAAAACTCAGGACTCGAATACCGTGGGATGTCAGGGGGAATGAATGAATCCTTTTCTGATGTAGCAGCTGCAGCACTTAGCCAGTATGTACACGGTAGTTTTAACTGGAAAATGGGCGAGCACGTAATGAAGCACTCCCCTGCGATGCGGTACTTCATCAATCCAAGTCACGATGGATCATCGATCGAACATATAAACCAATACTATAACGGCATTGATGTTCACCACAGCTCCGGCATTTTTAATAAAGCCTTCTATCACTTAGCAACGAGTGCGGGCTGGGACATCAAAAAAGCCTTCATTGCTTACGCGACAGCAAATCAACTGTACTGGCAACCTAACTCTAACTTCCAGCAAGGTGCAGAAGGAGTGTGTAAAGCCGCACAAAAACTAGGGTACGATAGCGCAGCCGTTGCATCTGCGTTTTCTCAAGTTGGTGTTCAAATAGTCAATTGCACAGAATCACAGCCAACGCCCACACCTAAACCAGAATCAGGCCTGACAGAACTCAAAATCAATGAACCATCAATGGTGCAGCCAACAGCAGACCATCAACAGCCGTTCGTATTACGCCAGTCCCCATCAGGTAAAGTTTGGATTCAAACATACCATGGCCTTGGCAATGTCAACATGTATGTTGCACTTAATCGCCAAGCAAGTCAGTCCGACTATGACTGCATGTCGAGTAACGAAGGTAATCACGAATATTGTGAATTCAACAATATCAAGGATGCCGATATTTATATCCTCGTGACAAACACACAAGGAGCTTCAGAAGCTTACGTTGCAGTAAGCGCAGAATTAGAAACGCCGCAACCCAAACCTGTACCTCAAAAGCACTGTGACGCTCTATCAGAGTGGTCTCCTTACCATTACTACCCTGCAGGTACTGCTGTGAAATACTGGGGGAATCGCTTTATTTCCATGCATGACAACTGGGGAGAGAATCCATACAGTAATTATTGGGTGTGGGCTTTTGAAGGTAGTTGCTAGTTATAACCCCCAAAACAATCACCACCTCTAAAGGCGAGGGTTTAGGGATAACAACAAAATCCCGCTGTGGTGGGATTTTGTTGTCATTAAAGCAGCCATAACGATCAACTGGCTTTTCTCTCGTGTTAGAGCGACAATCGCGCCATTCGTGAGCCAAGCTCAAACCAAAGCAACACAGAAGTAGAACCACCGCAATGACCACCTCTTCCACCGTAATTATTGGATTGCACAACCCGAAAAGCCCAACCAACGTCGGCGCAGTAATGCGTGCCGCTGGCTGCTACAACGCCACTCAAGTGCGTTACAACGGTACGCGTTATGCTCGCGCCGTGAAATTTCAGACCGACACTCAAAACAGCCATGAACGTATTGGATTGGTCGAGATGGATGACCTCACCGCGGGATTGGATAGTGAAGTCAAAATCGTCTGTGTAGAGCTGGCGGTAGGTGCAACCGCGTTGCCTCACTTTACCCATCCAGAACAAGCGATTTATCTGTTTGGCCCCGAAGATGGTTCGCTGCCGCAAGAAGTTGTCGATCAAGCGCATCATGTGGTTTACGTGCCCACCCACGGCTGTATGAACCTTGCCGCCACCGTCAATGTTGTGCTGTATGACCGTTTAGCCAAAAGCCTCGGCGAGATTGACGATCAAGCACAAGTGATCGCCAATCGAGATAATAAAAATCGGTTGAAGGTGAAAAGCTAAACCACGTTCACTTTTTACGTAAGCGATAACGGAAATGCTTTATGCCCCTCCCCCTTATAGGGGGAGGATGGGAGGGGGTATTCCACGCCAGCCTTACTCAACTGTGTGCAAACCTTACATCAGCGATAACGAAAATACCCCACCCTACCCCTCCCCTAGAAGGGGAGGGAACTAGTTAACCTGCTAAGTCTTTAACACGAGATATGTAGTCTTTTTGAGTTAACTCTGACTTAAGAAAGTCATCATCTAGTAGGTCTAAGAATCGTTTACAACTGACAATACTCTCTAATTTAAATGAATCTTTAGTTGGAGTAGCCGCTGCACTTAGAGCCTTGTAGTAATCCTTTTTTTCAGTAAAAGCGACAATATCAGCGTTTGGTATTTTTTCTTTGATAACAACCGAGTTTTTATAAACTTTCACTACCTTTCTTGCAAAAGAAGTTTCTTTGTCGATTCGTGCGTTGAACTTTGTCATGTTACTAACCAAGCCCGTTTGTTCTATTTTTTTAGAATAAATCCTCGCTCGACTATGAATAACTTCTTTAAAGTTCAGCCTTGTTTCAAGAGTTCCGACATGTTCAATAAAGTAAGCATTTTTGACTTGTAAAAATACAAAGTTTGCATTTAGTTTAATGACATCTTGCGCTAACTCGACGAGACGAGATTGATGTGTTGTTAAGTTCAATAACCCTTTATCTGGCCCGAGAAGAGAAACGGGGAATATATGTTGATAAAAAGCCATAGATTTGTTCAAGGGTGCACTTTTCAAAAGAATAACAACGCCAGAAATATTGCTTAATTTATCGTTTTTAGCCTGGTAAACGGGAACTTTATCTGTAGCTTTGATATCCAATACTTGTTGAGTTAACTTAAACTCGAATGGCATATCCTTTGGAGCAAAGTCGAAGTGATAGAGTGTGTTCTTTCTTTCGTCATAGTTAGATAGTGGAACAACACCAAACTTATCATGATTGGTGTATTTACGGCGAAACTCATCACAAAACTCTTTTCTGAACTTAGCTAAAACAGGCGAAGCAATATCAGAATCAAAAACATTATTTGATTTATCTACAAAGTACACGTTGATACCATCACAGCTATCAATAAACTTTTCAAAACCCTTATTTAACACAGTCATTTATAACCTTTCTATTTTTTCTTAGCATAAAATACGTTATCCGATATAAGCTTGTACTTTATGATTTGGTTGGGAGTAATAGTGTCTTGAGATATCACGATAACAGATTCATACAGCCCATTTTGGTCTGTTAAGTTAGCGCGATATAATTTGAAGCCAAAAAGTGCCAAAGTTGGGTTAGCATAATACTTGTCTGTTCTGACAAAGATGAAACCAATAACAACTAATAAAACAACATAAGCAACAAGTTTTCGTGGGTCATCAAAGCTGAAACCAAAAAATGGAATGATGTACGTAGCTAGAAATGTTAAATGTTCATAGTCTTCACTTTTTGCTTCACAGACACGAATTGTGTTTTCACCGCCACCTTCCAGCATGTAATCAAATTGATATTTTATTAGCATAGAGATGCAAAAACATAAAAACATCAGGAAAGGGAGCCAATTTAGAAGGTATGTATCTAAAATTGCAAAGAGTACTTCTTTCGCCCAGAAACTTACTGAGCACTGCTCTCCTAGACATACTGAAAACTTATACACTGGCATCTTCAGTGACATAATCATAACGATCAGAAACAGTATCGCTAAAGAAAGTATGTACAGTTTTACTTTTTCTTTATTGTTCATCAGTAAGTTAGCTCTTAAGGCTAAACATGGGCAAATCATATAATTATCGAATTGTGCATCTAATGCCATATAATTGTCCATATTTATCATGTGTGATTTGCCAAATAAAAATCAATGTTCCAATTTATTTTTAGTGTATTTATATACAGTACAACTCAAGGTGCACTGATTTTACTTAGGTTTAACTCGCATTTTTTATGAGAGTGTTGAAACAAAGTCGAATTTCCCCCGTGATACAACACGGAGATTAACAACGAACAGCATCAGAAGAATGAATAACTTTTGGTAGGGCAAAAGATCATGAACAGGATACGAATGAGTAAAAGGTCTAAACAACAATGGGGCACTTCTAAGCTAACCCCATCCACTAGCTAGCTCTTACTCAAGAATTCCCCCATCACCTCCCCCTCAACTCCTCCAACTGCTTTTTCAGCATGGCGGGCAGTGAGTAGAGCAACAACAGGCGCAGAGCGTGGTTAATCATCACAAACGCGGGCTCCATTCCGAGCAGTAAGGCGACGGCGGTCATGGCTTCTACACTGCCGGGAACCCAAGCAAGCAGTAGAACTACCCATGATTTATCGAGCAATATGGAAAAGACGCCAGATACGCCAATTGCAACCAAGAGGCCAATCATAGTCACCATGAAACCAGCGCGTGAATACGCCATGGCTTCACGCAATGTGGTATCGGCAATGCGTGAGCCAATCAAAATGCCGAGTAAAGCGGTAGCGAACAGCACCATCCATTTCGGCAGTTGCATATCAATACCCGTGGCAAAGCCATTAAAGCTGGCGGTGATGAGTAACGCAGCCAACATATAAGGCGCAGGAATGCCGAGTAAGGTGGAAGCTTTACCGAGTAAGAGGCTAATCAGCGCTAGAGTGAAGAAAATAAGCCAAGCGTAAACGGTCAAGCTGCCGTCTACGGATGCGCTATCCGGCGCGCTGTTAGAGATCAACAGTGCCAACAAAGTGAGGATCATCAGTCGCACAGAATGGGAATAGACCACTTTGCCGGAAGGCTTTTCGCTTGATTCGCTGATCACCAAAATCGCGGCCATCGCACCCGGTACGGCACCGAGTAGAGATTCAAACGGCGTCCAACCCTCTTTTTTGGTGAGCCACAAATAGCTACTGATGATTTGCAGCGTTAAACAGCACACCAAACCCACGATCACCGGCAAGGTTAAGGTGGTACCTAGCTCACTCAAACTGATGGTCGCGCCGACACTGATCCCAAGCACGACTTGTACAAACAGCAGCAGCCACGGCGGCGTATGAATAGTTAGCCAACGCTTCTTGTGCAGCACAATAACCAAACCCGAGGCAATAAACATTTCAGAAAGTGGGATGGAGAGTAGCGTCCCCACTCCCGCAGCCATTGCGGCGATAACAATAATTTGGATAAAGAGAGTAAAAGAAGCTCTTTCGAACATGCTGTGTTTCCTTTAGAGCTTGTCGCTCAGTTACGCTTTTGCGACCGAGTGCGCAAACTTGACCACATTCTCAAACGCAGCCTGAAAGTAGATCTCGTAACTGTTTTTCTCCACATAACCCAGATGCGGCGTACACAGCACATTGGGCAAGCTGAGTAATGGCTCACTGCTGGGTAACGCAGGCTCGTTTTCGTACACATCGACCGCGGCTTGGCGCGTTGGGTTAGCCTGCATCACTGAGTAGAGTGCGCCCGATTCCACTAACTCCGCTCGGCTGGTATTCACAAACAGCGAGTCGGTTTTCATGGCGAGTAGATCTTGCTTGGTCACAATGCCACGAGTGGAGTCATTCAAACGTAAATGGAGTGAAAGTACATCGGCTTTAGCAAAAAACTCGGCTCTATCGGCAGCGGCTTGATAACCCAACTCAAGCGCTTTTTGCCGTGAGGCTTCACTGCCCCACACCAAGATTTGCATACCAAACACTTGGCCAAATTGGGCAATGCGCTGGCCGATTTTGCCTAAACCCCAAATGCCCAACGTACGACCAGAAAGTGTTCTGCCCAATCCTAATCCACTGTTTTGTTGCCACTCGCCAACTTGCAGTTGTTGTACATAGCTTGACAAATGGCGCGAAGCAGCAAGGATCAAGCCCCAGCACAGCTCCGCCGGGGCAACGGGTGAGCCGATGCCTTCTAACACGGTCACTCCATAACGCTCACACAGTGCCACATCAATATGGTTGCTGACTTTTCCGGTCTGACTGATGAGTTTCTGGTTCGGCAGATGAGCCAAAAGAGTCTCGGTGATTTGGGTGCGCTCACGGATCAACACCAAAGCCTCAAAAGGTTTCAGCCGTTCAATCAATACCGCTTCATCACTCAGGCTGTCATTGAATACCGTAACGTCATGCCCTTGTAAGCATTGGAAGGCGTTTAGACCAATAACCACATTTTGGTAATCATCCAGAATCGCGATTTTCATTGTTTTTTCTCTTCCTTGCTGTGATTTGCCCTATTTTAAATTTTCAACCAACGGAATGAATGACGCAGAAATTCAACCGCCTGCTCTTTTATCCATTCACCATGCGCTAGGACAATTTGCTCTGGTTCCCAACTTAGAATGGTGGACATATGGCGACAGGCTTCAGCTTTGTTGAAATAGAAAGTGAGTCGCCAATCGAGTGGAGTTTGTCCGTTTGGAGCCATAACGCCTGCCCAACGGGCAATTCTTTGTCGCCAACCCGTAATCGCCGAGGGCGAAAAGTTTTCAATCAGATCGGTCAGGATCAAGGTGTGCGATAGAGGGTGAAAGAAAACGCTCTCTTGCATAACTTTCGAGCCAGTAAAGAGCAGATAAGCAATCTCATCTCCCCAAGGAGCAGCAAAATCCGAAGTTAACAAGCCATCAAAATGAAGATCTGGCCGTTTTTTTGCCACTTCTTGTGTGCCAAAGGCTTGAGCTTGCGGAAAGGCATCTTGCCAATCTTGGATAAACAGATGATGCAAATGATTTGGAGCGATCAGATAAGCGATATCTCCCAAGGAATCGACTTCCGCTTTTAAAGTTTCCGTCAGTCGAATCGGGCTGTGTACCCATAACCGCCCATCATGCAGCTTAATAATGGTCATTCGTGTGGTGTACGGCATATTGAAAAATGGCACTGCCTCACCATCAAAAATCCAAATTCGCTCGCCGATCAATTGCATCCTGTCTCTCCTTATTGAGTTGTGAATGCTTCGCTCATTCTTTTAAATCAATCCAGTAACGCGCCAGTAAATTAGGGTAAAAATCCCCAGAGATGATGCTTTCCAACACTCCGCCATTGCGCTCAATAACAAGGCGTGAACCGCGGTTATCTTCATCGGCTACCAGCAGCACGCGTTTTAATCCCAAGCGTTTGGCTTCAATCAGCCCCAAGCGCAGCATCTCTGTACCAATGCCCTGCTTACGTGCACTCGGCGTGACATCGTAACCAATGTGCCCCGCTTCTTGGGTGAGAAATGGCGTATCAATGTGGTGGCGTAAGCGAAGCGCACCTAAGATTTTCCCTTGCTCATCCTGATACCAAAAGTGGCTGCATGGCACATAGCCACAAGGCAGATTTTGACCGTGGGCGTTGTCATCCAGTAGTTGCACGTAGTCGGCAAAGTTTTCATCGCCTTGGCGGTAAAAATCACAGTTGATCGGATCGTTGCGCTGAAAATCTTGGAAGAATTCGGCAAAAGCCGTTTCATCCTGCAGAGTTAATCGGGTTAACGGCATAGTCTCTCCTTAACGTTTTGGCTGTTCAGCCAACAAGGATTGGGTAGTAATTGCAGTAATCGGCACATCAAAGCTCGACGTATGGCTGAGCGCATAAGTGTGATGGTGTCGGATCAGCTCTCCGCTTGCATAAGGGGTATCGTGGGTGGTGTGCGCATCACTGACAATTTGAATGGAGTAGCCTTTCCCTGCAGCGCTGCGAATGGTGGTATCCACACAAAAGTCAGAAGCGTAACCGGTCACGATTAAATGTTCGATGGCATTTTCTTCTAGCAACGCCGCCAATTCGGTACGCAGGAAAGAATCGGGGGTGGTTTTGCGAATGAAATGATCACTCGCTGCAACGTTAAGTTGATGCTCAAGTTGCCAATCGGCGCTATCCGTTTCCAATCCAGGTTCTTGATGCTGAATAAACACCACGGGAAGCGAGTGTTGACGCGCCCAATGAGTCAGCAGATTGATATTATTGACCACCTCATCGGCGGCGTACGGTCTGGGCTCTGGAGCAAACAAACCCTGTTGTACATCAATCACTAAAAGTGCGGTTTTCTTCATATTTTCTTCCTTGAAAAGCTTATTGGCGCTAACCAGATATAGTGGATTAACCGCTTACCGCCTGTACTTACCTTAACAACGTGCCAGACAATTTGGGCGGCTGACTTGCCAAAATAGTGATCCCCCGCCGAAAGATTCGTTTTACGCTTTCAGTACCCCGCTTTGATAAAGGCGTTGGAACTCTTCAATCGCGATTTTATCAGCAACGGTTTCCACCGCACTTGGCGCAATCGGCGTCCAAAAAACTTCATCCGCTTCGTGGCAGGCGATCTCACCTTGCCATTGATCCACCACGTAATAGTGCAGCAGTTGCAGCTCAAATTCTGTCGGATGATAGAGCGAGCAGAGATAAACGCTACTTGTCGCTTCCACACCTAACTCCTCTTGCACTTCACGCTGCAACGCTTGTGTTTGGCTTTCGCCCATTTCGATATGACCACCAGGGATCGCGATGATATTGGGATCGCTCGCTTTCATTGCCGAGCGATGTTCGAGCAGGCAAGCACCCTCTTTGATCAGTAAAAAAGAGACACATTCGGCAATCGGCAGTTTTGCACTTGACCTGTTTTCTACAGGCATAATTTTCTCCTTAAATCCATTTCCAAGAATTAGGCCATACTCGGGTGTAACCGCGTCCAACCCACCAGCAAGAGTGCCGCAAACACCAACCAAACCAAGGTGGCACAAACCAGAGTGCCCGTGAGGCTCAGGCGGTAGCTAAAGTAGTACACCGCCAGCAGATACGCCGCATACGGAATAAGCGAATACAGCCCAAACAGCGCGGTGGTACGCAAATCTTCCATCGTGCGTTCAGTGCCAACAATGTAATGGGTGATTAAGGCAAAAGTGGGAAACAGAGGCACAAGGCCAGAAATGAAAAAGCTTTTGGTTTTGGATAACAGGGCAATGATCAACACCGCAAGTGCTCCGAGCAAGCACTTGAAAAACAGAGCCGCCATGACATTTCCTTTTGTCAGAACAGGTTACAGGCAATCACTATAAATCACTCTCCCGTTAAGAAGAACAACTCATTGACCGGTTTGTTATTTTCTCTGCAACATTTTTCCGAACCTGAGTAAAATGGCCGCCTCAGTTTTGATTCGGCGGCCGATAGCGGCGGCTTCTTTTAGTTACGGCATGTAGGTACGGCATGAAATTAGGAAAACGGCTGACTCAGTTAGTCCAACAGGTAAAGCGCGACTACGACCATATTTGGGATTGCTGCTGCGACCACGGCTTACTCGGCGCAGCGTTGCTCAAACAGCACCCAAGCAGCACAGTACATTTTGTCGATATCGTTCCGTCTTTGATTGAGAAGGTGACGCTCGATTTAACCCGCTATTTTCCTGCCACGACCGATTCACCACGTTGGCGCACTTACTGCCTTGATGTACGCGATTTGCCGCTAGAAACCAACACAGGATCGCATTTGGTGATCATCGCAGGTGTTGGCGGTGATTTAATGACGGAATTTATTGCTGAGCTCGCCAAGCGCCATCCGGCAATAACCTTTGACCTGCTGCTCTGCCCTGTTCACCACACTTATACGTTGCGTGAGCAGTTAA
This genomic window from Vibrio mimicus contains:
- a CDS encoding M4 family metallopeptidase → MRNITLLTLAPFAFASQAAQVLDYSETDILSALNIPHSAVHSVANRKLSYQDLNRVEIGKQVFVRKQQLHYGIPVYGHSIVADLSTQGFVQPIAGHVVTGIEEDIDSTLPMISAKQAIEIATGASQGYTVSTSQSNDAQADLLIWLDEQKNARLIYKVDALQIENHHPSRPITFVDAKSGEIVDKWEGIAFHQAEGPGGNQKSGRYYFGPNTKFGGFQVNHQCQMDSENVITLNMNNQEWGGRVHRFNCSINNYRAVNGAYAPMNDAHYFGQRVFNMYQEWIGARPIRQKLTMRVHYASNYGNAFWDGRQMTFGDGNSYMYPLATWDVIAHEVSHGFTEQNSGLEYRGMSGGMNESFSDVAAAALSQYVHGSFNWKMGEHVMKHSPAMRYFINPSHDGSSIEHINQYYNGIDVHHSSGIFNKAFYHLATSAGWDIKKAFIAYATANQLYWQPNSNFQQGAEGVCKAAQKLGYDSAAVASAFSQVGVQIVNCTESQPTPTPKPESGLTELKINEPSMVQPTADHQQPFVLRQSPSGKVWIQTYHGLGNVNMYVALNRQASQSDYDCMSSNEGNHEYCEFNNIKDADIYILVTNTQGASEAYVAVSAELETPQPKPVPQKHCDALSEWSPYHYYPAGTAVKYWGNRFISMHDNWGENPYSNYWVWAFEGSC
- a CDS encoding RNA methyltransferase; the encoded protein is MTTSSTVIIGLHNPKSPTNVGAVMRAAGCYNATQVRYNGTRYARAVKFQTDTQNSHERIGLVEMDDLTAGLDSEVKIVCVELAVGATALPHFTHPEQAIYLFGPEDGSLPQEVVDQAHHVVYVPTHGCMNLAATVNVVLYDRLAKSLGEIDDQAQVIANRDNKNRLKVKS
- the kwaB gene encoding anti-phage protein KwaB — protein: MTVLNKGFEKFIDSCDGINVYFVDKSNNVFDSDIASPVLAKFRKEFCDEFRRKYTNHDKFGVVPLSNYDERKNTLYHFDFAPKDMPFEFKLTQQVLDIKATDKVPVYQAKNDKLSNISGVVILLKSAPLNKSMAFYQHIFPVSLLGPDKGLLNLTTHQSRLVELAQDVIKLNANFVFLQVKNAYFIEHVGTLETRLNFKEVIHSRARIYSKKIEQTGLVSNMTKFNARIDKETSFARKVVKVYKNSVVIKEKIPNADIVAFTEKKDYYKALSAAATPTKDSFKLESIVSCKRFLDLLDDDFLKSELTQKDYISRVKDLAG
- the kwaA gene encoding anti-phage protein KwaA — its product is MALDAQFDNYMICPCLALRANLLMNNKEKVKLYILSLAILFLIVMIMSLKMPVYKFSVCLGEQCSVSFWAKEVLFAILDTYLLNWLPFLMFLCFCISMLIKYQFDYMLEGGGENTIRVCEAKSEDYEHLTFLATYIIPFFGFSFDDPRKLVAYVVLLVVIGFIFVRTDKYYANPTLALFGFKLYRANLTDQNGLYESVIVISQDTITPNQIIKYKLISDNVFYAKKK
- a CDS encoding AbrB family transcriptional regulator, which encodes MFERASFTLFIQIIVIAAMAAGVGTLLSIPLSEMFIASGLVIVLHKKRWLTIHTPPWLLLFVQVVLGISVGATISLSELGTTLTLPVIVGLVCCLTLQIISSYLWLTKKEGWTPFESLLGAVPGAMAAILVISESSEKPSGKVVYSHSVRLMILTLLALLISNSAPDSASVDGSLTVYAWLIFFTLALISLLLGKASTLLGIPAPYMLAALLITASFNGFATGIDMQLPKWMVLFATALLGILIGSRIADTTLREAMAYSRAGFMVTMIGLLVAIGVSGVFSILLDKSWVVLLLAWVPGSVEAMTAVALLLGMEPAFVMINHALRLLLLYSLPAMLKKQLEELRGR
- a CDS encoding D-2-hydroxyacid dehydrogenase family protein, with the translated sequence MKIAILDDYQNVVIGLNAFQCLQGHDVTVFNDSLSDEAVLIERLKPFEALVLIRERTQITETLLAHLPNQKLISQTGKVSNHIDVALCERYGVTVLEGIGSPVAPAELCWGLILAASRHLSSYVQQLQVGEWQQNSGLGLGRTLSGRTLGIWGLGKIGQRIAQFGQVFGMQILVWGSEASRQKALELGYQAAADRAEFFAKADVLSLHLRLNDSTRGIVTKQDLLAMKTDSLFVNTSRAELVESGALYSVMQANPTRQAAVDVYENEPALPSSEPLLSLPNVLCTPHLGYVEKNSYEIYFQAAFENVVKFAHSVAKA
- a CDS encoding DUF4336 domain-containing protein produces the protein MQLIGERIWIFDGEAVPFFNMPYTTRMTIIKLHDGRLWVHSPIRLTETLKAEVDSLGDIAYLIAPNHLHHLFIQDWQDAFPQAQAFGTQEVAKKRPDLHFDGLLTSDFAAPWGDEIAYLLFTGSKVMQESVFFHPLSHTLILTDLIENFSPSAITGWRQRIARWAGVMAPNGQTPLDWRLTFYFNKAEACRHMSTILSWEPEQIVLAHGEWIKEQAVEFLRHSFRWLKI
- a CDS encoding GNAT family N-acetyltransferase, whose product is MPLTRLTLQDETAFAEFFQDFQRNDPINCDFYRQGDENFADYVQLLDDNAHGQNLPCGYVPCSHFWYQDEQGKILGALRLRHHIDTPFLTQEAGHIGYDVTPSARKQGIGTEMLRLGLIEAKRLGLKRVLLVADEDNRGSRLVIERNGGVLESIISGDFYPNLLARYWIDLKE
- a CDS encoding isochorismatase family protein, which gives rise to MKKTALLVIDVQQGLFAPEPRPYAADEVVNNINLLTHWARQHSLPVVFIQHQEPGLETDSADWQLEHQLNVAASDHFIRKTTPDSFLRTELAALLEENAIEHLIVTGYASDFCVDTTIRSAAGKGYSIQIVSDAHTTHDTPYASGELIRHHHTYALSHTSSFDVPITAITTQSLLAEQPKR
- a CDS encoding NUDIX hydrolase; the protein is MPVENRSSAKLPIAECVSFLLIKEGACLLEHRSAMKASDPNIIAIPGGHIEMGESQTQALQREVQEELGVEATSSVYLCSLYHPTEFELQLLHYYVVDQWQGEIACHEADEVFWTPIAPSAVETVADKIAIEEFQRLYQSGVLKA
- a CDS encoding GlpM family protein translates to MAALFFKCLLGALAVLIIALLSKTKSFFISGLVPLFPTFALITHYIVGTERTMEDLRTTALFGLYSLIPYAAYLLAVYYFSYRLSLTGTLVCATLVWLVFAALLLVGWTRLHPSMA
- a CDS encoding tRNA (adenine(22)-N(1))-methyltransferase, coding for MKLGKRLTQLVQQVKRDYDHIWDCCCDHGLLGAALLKQHPSSTVHFVDIVPSLIEKVTLDLTRYFPATTDSPRWRTYCLDVRDLPLETNTGSHLVIIAGVGGDLMTEFIAELAKRHPAITFDLLLCPVHHTYTLREQLIALNAELKCELLVEENQRIYELLHVQIDPSLSAPSHPLSLVGESLWQASGADQSKITQRYLQQLQQHYQRKAQGGDAGAEQRWQAYQAVEILQSMDSTLELAQ